cacacaaaggcccttCCTCTCCTCTGGAACTACTGATATGAATCTGTACTGAACACACCTGGATCTCACAACCGTGTTCTTCAGAAGTAGTTAAATAAAGCATAAAAAATTTTAAGAAGTGAAAATAATGAGAAAACGGGATGGAGCAACCAAGCTCCATGCCCAGGAGTCCAACTCTGCTACTGTCATCCAGCTGAACTATTCTGCCACATTTCCGTCTGGCAACATTGTGCTCCAGCTCCCCCCACCCTACATGGCAAAATGTCTCAAGACTTGTCTTGAGTGAGCTACTGTATTGACATTGCCCTACTGTTCTAACTTGGATCATGGGGTTTCCCTTGCCAATAGCTAAACGGGCTAGACTGCAgaaagttcctcctcatctccggtCAGAATGCCCATCTTTCTCCAATTACCCTCCAATTTCCCCTCATTTTATTAGAGCTGGTCTTGTAGACAGAGATTCTAGTTCCACTAAATTGCAGACGAATCAACCTCCCGTGTTCATTGATATTGTTAACTGTTCATTCTCTCTTCTCATTTTATCCTTCATGCCTTTGAATTGAACAATCTTATTACAAAGAAATTTGACTCTTCTGAGCAAGGGAACTCTCCATCTCAGACGTGCcttccaagatggcggcagagtaggaTGCTTCAGTCAGAGCTCATCTGCTCAccagttctttttttctcctctttATAGCTTTTgttcttccaccaccaccccacaccccaaacTTTGGACTGCCCTACCTGCCTGGGAATGGAACTGTAGAAGGTGTTTGGGGCTCAAAGCTAGGTGGGAGCAGCACATGTAGGCAGAGCCCCATGGAGCAGCAGTGGGCTGTGTGGGCTGAGACCTGGCCAAGTCCCGGAGCAGCGGTAGAACAGACCAGAGCTGGAGCAGCTTCACGTCAAGTCATGGGTGGAGGCTGGCCCATGAAGCAAGTGTTCTGAGGCCAGCAGGCATGGACTCATGGTGGAAGGAGAGTAGAATTAAAGTACTTTATGGCCATTTTTATTATCATTCTAGATTTTAAACTGTAACAACACTTAATTTATCTGTGACTAGGTACTCTGTACTTACGATGGTGCCAAGAGGTGACATTACAAACTTGTCACTGAACTCATTGGAgagtacgtgacaataaaggttattctgttctattctttcctctctaacgTCCTCAAATTTTGGTCTGATATTATTCACCTACATTCTGCCACCAGATGCTTCGGCAGTTATCGAGCAGTGTATCAGGTGAACTTACAAGGTGTTCGAAATTATCAACAATTTTGACattagagagaggttgaattggATCAGGCTGTTTTCCCTTTAGCATCAgaatctgaggggtgaccttatagagatttataacatcacgaggggcttggataggataaatagacaaagtcttttccctggggtggtggagttcagaactagaggacattggtttagggtcagaggggaaagatataaaagagacctaggggacaacgttttcacacagagagtagtatgtgtatggaatgaactgcctgaggaagtggtggagcctcgtacagtttcaacatttaaaaggcaggtggttgggtatatgaataggaagaatttggagagatatgggtcggatgcaggcaggtgggactagattggggtgggatatctggttggcatggacaggttggagtgaagggtctgtttccgtgctgtacacctctatgactctgcgaCTCTGTGACAGGACCGAGGACATTCTTTTCCACAAGTCATCAAAgattgtggagctggaaaagaaCAGACACTCAGtaggcatccgaggagcaggagattcgaaaTTCCAGGCatcaacccttcatcaggaatgaatgaggAAGGGGTTATAACCAAaacgtcgcttctcctgctctttggatgctgcctaaacagCAGTAATTTTTCCAGCACCTCCCTCTTCGACTCTGATATCCATCATTTGCAGTGCTCAATTTCTCCCTGTTTCACCAGTTGTTGTGGACGTTActaatggtggggtggggggggggggggggatgtgtggtGGTTACAATTTCAAGAGAGCTGggagtgagataaggagaaaatcTTTGCTCAGACTTTAGGATTTGGAACGTGTTGACTGGGAGAATGGATTCTATTCAAGATTTCAAAAGAGAGAGGATTACATATTTCAAAGCGATTATTTGGAAAGCTATGGAAAGAGGTCTGTCCAAGGCACAATGGGCCACCTAATGGACGATAGCCTTTCTATCATATTAATTGGTAACTTAACAAGAGAAGCACATAGGGATGGCATGATGCCGTTTACCCTTTGAGGCTGTTTCACCATTCATTCAGATCATGGCTGCTTTGTAAGTTATCTCCATCGACTCACTTTGCTTCACATCCTTTAATGTTTTTTAGCAGAAAAACCTACCTGTCCTGTTGTGAACTGGACTAGACtccctcagaacatttcaagaaggcaacCCAGACCCTAAACTTCTACCTGTTGTAAGCAGGTGTTTAGTGGATatttcaggagtgatgcagctggcccaacaaATCAATttcaagaagaaaaaaatatttgTACACAAACAAAAGTAAACCGAATTTAGCACAACCTAACTATTTTTAAAACCTAATCGACTCTAATCCTGTTCCAAAGACTTTCAACATTCCCATAAAATAGCCCTTGGCAAAGAAAGGAAAATTGAAACATAGGTTCTTACTGGagtgatgtcagagagagagagagagagcgaatcAGCATGGAGCTTTATTTTGAACAGCGGCCTCAAAAACTGATTGTAGACTAATATAAAACCAAACCACAGAAGAGCTAAACTGGGAGAACTAatcactctcctttcattgtacaaacaaAAATTTGCAATCTTCTTCATGCAGATGAAGCTAGACATATTGGAACCTTTGGTTTTATGACCCGTCTGAAAAAACTGACGAACAACATAACCGTgtaaaaggagcagcatcgtcacaccaCCCCCTTGAAAAATAAACTATCACTATagaaagatggcttcattttaaaattcctCAATATTACATTGTTAGTGCACGACAACACAAATACACTACATTGACCATGAACATCCAATAATGCACTGCTGCATTCTGTTTCCATCGATTTACTCCTGCCACCGAATTCGTCAGTTTTACAACCGAGTCTCGAAAGTGCACGGGCAATCACGTTTTCTCGTactgccacatgcacaatgttTAAACTGAATGACTGTAAAAACAAGTTCCAACTAGGCAGTCTGGAACGTTTGTACTTAAagttctccacaaacttcaacgTGTTATGATCGTTTTACGTGTTtttctcagatacattactggaaACATAAACTTTGAAATGTAGTAACTCCAACACCAAGACTCCTTCCCAACCTCTGAATATGTTtactgatgaatgttcaatttcctggagataTATCCGATagttctttctttcttctcaTCGTCTTCCCACAAGAGCATAGCACTGACAACCACACCAGTCAAAGCCGATAGACACCTTGAATGGCTTTTCACAATTTGAAGTCGCTAATACAGAGACAATGACTAACAGAGCCTTCAGGCTGTCAAATAAGTTCTAGCAGTGCGTTGTCCAAGGAAACCTTGACTTGATTTAGTAgatcagtgagtggagcagccacactggaggatagcaaacgttgTTGGCTTATTCAAGAAGAGGAATAGAGACAACACTGGacattatagatcagtgagtcttacttcagttgtgggtaaagtattgaaaAGGTCTGtatgagagaggatttataatcattgtataagttgattcaggatagtcaacagggTTTTGTGAAGGATTGCTCGTGCCTCCTAAACTTTATTGACTTCATTGAGAAGGTGGACAAACAAATGAATGAGTTAAATCGgttgatgtgttgtatatggatttcagtaagacatttgataaggttctacacggtaggctattgcacaaaataaggacagattggattgagggtgatttagcgggtTGGATCAAAAcatggctcgctgaaagaagacaacgGATAGTGCTTGATGGgtaatattcatcctggagttcagtgactagtggggtaccgcaacgATCTCTTTTGGGTTCAGTGTTCTTTGCTATTTTGATAGATGACTTGGAGAAGAGCATAGAAGaatgggttggtaaatttgcggATGGTACTAagatcggtagagttgtggatagtgacgaagggtagtgtaggttacagagagacataggtaagctgcagagctggaatGAGAGAtgtcaaatggaatttaatactgAAATTGTGagataattcactttggaaggagtaacaggattgCAGAGTACCGGGCTAAAGTTaaatagtgtagatgagcagaaaacTCTCGGTGGCCACATACATgtatccttgaaagttgtcacccaggttgatttCGTTGTTAATAAGGTATATGAcatattagcttttattggaagaGGGGTTGAGTTTCGCAATCACGTGATCATGCTGCTGCTGTgaaaaactctggtgcagccacacttggagtattgcatacagttctgatcaccacattataggaagaatgtggaagctttggaaggggtTCAGATGCAATTTTCTGGGATTTTGCCTggaatagagggaaggtcttatgattaaaaggctgaggaacttgtggttgttttcattagggaaaagaaggttgagagttgacataaatgagacatataagataatccaagggttagataggttggacagtgagagtcatTTTTACTTGGATGGGAATGGCTAGCACAAGTGGACATAGCTTTAACTTGATGGGTGATAGAAAGAATACAGATGTCACaggaagtttctttactcagagagtagcaagagtgtggaacatactgcctgcaacagcagtacaCACGCCAaatttaagggtatttaaatagtcattggataggcatatgtacgagaatggaatagtgtcagTTAGATGGGCGTCAGAATGGTTCCACAGGTTAGTACAacactgagggccgaagggcctatagtGCGTtgtaatgtcctatgttctatttcTATTGCTATACTTTGGTATGAATGATAAAATTCCCCTTTACCTTTGCTTTTGCATTCCGTGGAGTCATTTGTCCATGTcaaataacatggcccaggaaggtgcaAATTTAATTTCAGCCAGTTTAATAATCAAACCTGCCTCTTGAAGTGAAGTGAACAATTCTGATAAAAGCTGCAAATACTCCTTCGATGTGTGACTAAAAGTCACCAGGTCACCAGTAAAAGAAAGAGTATTGCTGAAATGGCATTATTGGTAAATCTTTAAAATGTGGCTGCCTGATTTTTCATACTAAATGGGACAACTTTAAACTTATATAGTTCACTCGGCGTTGCAAAAGCCGAAATTGATTTTGctctttcaggcaaaagcacctGCCACTACCCTCTTGGCAAGTTCACCTTAGAAATGAAAGTTGTTTGACTCATCTTTTCAATACAATAGTGGAATCGGAATTGCATCATTCTTCATAACTGCAGTGACTTTGCAACAGTCCTCGCaaaaccgttgggtaccatctgctTTTGGCAACATTACAATGGGTGAGCTCCAGGCACTGTAACTCTCTTCAATTATGTTGTCGGGGAGCATGCATTCTaactccttttgaacctgtgccaactatAGATGGTCATGCCTATAAGGATTTGCTTAATTGTAACACCACTTCCTATATTAATGTCATGCACAACCACGTTCGTATTCCCAACTTATTTCCACATTTCTCCCCATGTAATATCAATAACTCTGACAGTTAATTTCAATTTTTCGCTGGAAAATAACTCAATGGTTTATCCATTTTTTTTGACAAATTCCGAATTGTCCAATTTAGTTTGAAAAATGTTCAATAtggaatcctctgaacttggctctTCACGCTAGGTTGTAATCAATAAGAgtcttttttgtttgttttccttgTCTGTAAAAATACCTGTTGAGCATATTTATATGACACAATCtggcagatttctttctgtctggagtccctatcaaatagttcacctcagtCAATCTCGTTTTGACTTGACAAAGTCCACTGAACTTTGTTTGTAAAGGATCACCTCTCAATGAGATTAATACTAACACCTTATCTCCGAGAGCAAAATTGTAAGTTTTTGATTCCTTGTCTGCTTTCTGTTTCATTGTATCCGTGATGCTTTGAAATGCTTTCTGCCCAAATCTCCCTCTCCATTTAAACAGTTCCTTAAATTTCACACATAATTCAAATATATGATCTGTGAATTCCGATTTGCCAGTTTCTCCTGAATCAATTTTAGCTGACCTCTCCTATGCCTGATAATTAATACAAGTGGACGAAATGTGGTCGATTCATTTGGCACATCTCCAATGGCAAAAAAATAGAAACTGAATTCCTTTTTCCTAATCACCTGGTTAGTCTTGGTATTAGCCCTGAGTATAGTATTTTATGTCTGATGCCGTTTTTCCAACGTTATTTGTTCCAGATGGTATGCAGCAAATTTGAATTGGTTAATCCCAAACCGTCAATAACATCCTTGAATAATTTCATTATAAAGTTTGacccttattaggattgtatcgCTGTGAGTCACTTGTCTTCAATCCTTtcagctgtgatattgtgtaatcgAATGGCCTCTGGCAATCTAGTGAATACATTCACTATGGCTCAAAAAATACTCATTCCCACTTTTTTTTTAGGTAGGCTTCCTATGCAATAAATTAagcctcaaatgcaggaatgggtATTATAAGTGCGGGTTTCATTACTGCCcttggttttccaattacctggcaggtatgacatgtctggcatgTAAGTTTTGAGACtttcaaatcagtgactcacagCTTCTGACACGCCGCTGGTCCAACCTCCCTCCATTtgacctgctgctgctgctgcagaaaAAACAGAAACTGATGGCTCCAGCGCTCGAGGTAAATTTTTAAAGGTTCAAATCAGTGGCTCACTACTCCTGACAGGACCCTGGTACAAGCTCCCACCCTTCCAGCTGgttctactgctgctgctgagaaacaggagcagaatactatgataaatcccatccagcccaggggacttatctattttcacattatCCAGAATAGCTGGCATGTCCTCGTGATGAACTTTAATCCGGTCCAGTCTAATAACCTgcgtctcagtattctcctcagtAACATTTTCTTTTTGCAGTGTGAATAATTTCGAAAAATATTAACttagtgcctctcctatctcctcagaaTTCACGTGCAaattcccactactgtccttaatGGGCCCTCATTTcactccagtcattcttttattcctgcgATACCTATAGAAATCTTGAGGCTTTTCCGTGATCTGACCTGTCATACACTTTACATGTCCCCACCTGGCTCTTGTCAGCTCTCTCTTCAGGCCCTTCCCTGCCAACTTTTAACTTagaagtgccctaactgagccttcacaactCTTGGTTACAGATCTCtcattcttccttttgacaagagattcaactccTTTAGCCAACCACATTCCCCTCACatgatcacttcctccctgcctagcAGGTACAACCTTATCAAGGAAATGCAGTgactgttccttgaacaagctctgCATTTGAATTGTGCCCataccctgcagtttccttcttaTGCATCTTCAGTCATGCCCAATCGTATCATAATTGCTTCATTATCCACAAGTTGTTCACCTACATCCAAATCTACTACCTGCCacggttcattacccagtaccaaatccaatgtggcttcaTCTCTTTTTGACCTATCTACGTAATGtgacaggaaaccctcctgcacacctTGGACAAAATCtgatccatctaaagtacttgaactttccagtcaatatttggaaagatgAAGTCCCCCCATCATAACAACTATCCTAGTACTTCCGCACCTGTGCGGAATCCACTTTGCAATActttacatctctggaacttttcagagactGACAGAAAACTACCAAGAGGGTGacatctcctttcctgtttctaacctcagcccttGCTAACTCTGTAGATGAAGGCTCATCAAACGTCCTAtgtgccactgtaatactgtgattgactaacaatgccacgcCTCCTCATATTTTACCACTTTCCCCGTTCCTACTGAAACGTTCAAACCCCGAAACCCGCAACACACAGACCTGTCcttgttctatccatgtctccgaaatggccatagCATCGTATTCACAGGTACCTACCTATGGTGGAAGCTCACCCACCTTAATTCACAtgttcctggtgttgaagtagacacacttcaaaacaTCTTCCTGCCTGACACGGCAGATGAGGGAAATAAATACaatgcatcagtcttcacagaagTGGACAAAAATAGCTGCAAACAACTAAATAAAAATGAGGAAATAAAAGGAGGAAATGAAATAACTATAGTAACTATCACGAAAGAAAAGTGGAATTTAATGGGAGAAAGACTGGTCAATCCCCTGAACAAAGCAGGATGTATAGGAAGCCAATTCCGGGATAATATATGCATTGGTAGAAATCTTACCGGAAACCTTATattgtgacaaaaaaaaactgttagtAAGGCGCCAATGTCATaagtttatttaagaaagagaaggaaaacaaCAATAAATTAGCCATCAACAGATCAATTTGACAAACGTAGGTCATTATGACAATACTAGATCTATCAGAAAAGATCGAATGACAAAGCATTTAGAATTACAAAATTGAACTTGCAGAATGAAGAAAAATTGCGTCGTGAAGGGGAAATTATTCATGAAAAATGTATTAGCGTTCTTTGACTTactaaaaagcaggataaatgaAGAGGGTGCAGTAAACAAAATCTACATCGATTTATAAATTATCCTTAATAAGAAATAACACATTATGCTCCTGAACAGGATGTAAGTCCATCTGATCGGATGGAGTATGTTTGCATGGATAGCTGATTGGTTAAGCAAAAGAAGATAGCCAGTTGGGGTGCGTAAGTCATTCTCTGGATTGCAACATGTAACTAGTGGTCTGGCGAAACTGTCAGTGCTGGGACATAATTATATCCAATAAACTCGACTTGCAATGTGAAAGAGAATCTACTCTTGCCAAATTTCTGCAAGAcgcaatgaaaaaaaaagtagcaAGGCTGGTGGTGAGAATGTCACGAAGACGGCTCAAAAGACCATCGACAGGTTAAGCAGAAAATAAATTTGATACCGGAACATAATGTGGACAAAGGGACAAATACGGTTAGTGTCACTTTGGGAGGAATTCTAGAAGAAACAACtgttatttaaattgagaaagacGGCAGAAACTTGGAGTAAAGAGGAATTTCGGAGTTTTCACCCATTAATCACAAAAGAGTCTCAGTTTTGAGTCCAGCAGATATCATGGCAAATTAAATGACGGTGTATATTTTAAATGGAATGGATTATAAAATTAGATAGGCTTTACTAAATCTACAGAAGGCACCAATTAAACCAAAGCAGGAATATTGTGAATAATGTTGGGCCTTTTATAATAGGAAATatacatataacatagaacattgaacactACAGCGCAGAACACGGccctcggccctcgatgttgcgccgccctgtcatactaacctgaagcccatcccacctacactattccatgtatgtccatatgcctgagcaatgacgacttaaatgcacttaaacttgacgaatctactaccgttgcaggcaaagcattccatacccttactactctctgagtaaagaaactacctctaacatctgtcttatacctgtttcccctcactttaaagttgtgtctcctgtTTGCCGtaaccatacttggaaaaaggctctccctgtccaccctatctaaccctctgattatcttatatgtctctattaaatcacctctcaaccttcttctctctaacgaaaacagccccaaggccctcagcctttcctcgtaagaccttccctccagaccaggcaacatcctggtaaatctcctctgcac
This genomic window from Hemiscyllium ocellatum isolate sHemOce1 chromosome 27, sHemOce1.pat.X.cur, whole genome shotgun sequence contains:
- the LOC132828738 gene encoding uncharacterized protein LOC132828738 isoform X3, translating into MRLGAGEKHSSQCDCVQPRGEHETGPAQRPRYVYRQLPHHDVDQLQAGSSAFVLPPPPHTPNFGLPYLPGNGTVEGVWGSKLGGSSTCRQSPMEQQWAVWAETWPSPGAAVEQTRAGAASRQVMGGGWPMKQVF